One genomic region from Punica granatum isolate Tunisia-2019 unplaced genomic scaffold, ASM765513v2 Contig00638, whole genome shotgun sequence encodes:
- the LOC116191962 gene encoding LOW QUALITY PROTEIN: putative pentatricopeptide repeat-containing protein At1g53330 (The sequence of the model RefSeq protein was modified relative to this genomic sequence to represent the inferred CDS: inserted 1 base in 1 codon), producing the protein MTLPKPASPSGLSALLRREKDPKLALRLFQTPNGQCSPEKPFRHSLLSYDLIITKLARAKMFXEMEAILRKLRDETHFYPKEPMFCHVITSYGRSRMPDPAVRTFESIPSFRCRRTVKAFNTLLNALLKCEEYGRMIEFFHNIEKYAYPDACTYNILINACGVVGRLDDACKLFDEMPRRGVFPNVVTFGTLIYWLCVDNRFEEAFELKDNMVRAHGILPNAHIYACLIKAACKVTDLSNAFGLKDEMLSNRVELDSAIYNTLINVLFKAGRKDEVSGLLEEMREKGCGPDTVTYNTMISALCDKKDFEAAHRILDEMAVNGSKPDVISFNVIIRGLCKEGKLQEASDLFEDMPRQGCRPDVVSYRVLFDGLSMHRLLEEAVLILDEMLFQGYAPRDSSLNEFLHNLCEEGKHKLLVRVLTSLGKGNLIEADIWARVVSLVCDKETDLCSETIDHLTDSCV; encoded by the exons ATGACCCTCCCGAAGCCCGCATCTCCGTCCGGGCTCTCCGCCCTCCTCCGCCGCGAGAAAGACCCGAAGCTCGCTCTCCGCCTCTTCCAAACTCCCAATGGCCAATGCTCTCCAGAGAAGCCCTTCCGCCACTCCCTCCTCTCCTACGACCTCATCATCACCAAGCTCGCTCGCGCCAAGATGT CCGAAATGGAAGCGATCCTCCGGAAGCTCAGAGACGAGACCCATTTCTACCCAAAAGAGCCGATGTTCTGCCACGTCATCACCTCCTACGGCCGATCCCGCATGCCCGACCCGGCCGTCCGGACCTTCGAGTCCATCCCCTCGTTCCGCTGCCGGAGGACCGTCAAGGCGTTTAACACCCTGTTGAACGCGCTCCTCAAGTGTGAAGAGTACGGGAGAATGATCGAATTCTTTCATAATATAGAGAAGTACGCGTACCCAGATGCGTGTACTTATAACATATTGATCAACGCTTGCGGGGTAGTCGGGCGGTTGGACGATGCTTGTAAACTGTTCGATGAAATGCCCAGGAGAGGTGTTTTCCCAAATGTGGTCACTTTCGGGACCTTAATTTATTGGCTTTGCGTGGATAACAGGTTCGAGGAGGCTTTTGAGTTGAAGGACAACATGGTTAGAGCTCACGGGATTCTTCCCAATGCGCACATCTACGCCTGTTTGATCAAAGCGGCTTGCAAGGTTACGGACTTGAGCAATGCGTTTGGGCTTAAAGATGAGATGCTGAGTAATCGGGTCGAGTTGGATTCAGCCATATATAATACACTCATAAATGTTCTCTTCAAGGCTGGGAGGAAGGATGAGGTTTCTGGGCTTTTAGAGGAGATGCGAGAGAAGGGCTGTGGGCCAGACACAGTGACATACAACACGATGATCAGTGCACTCTGTGACAAGAAGGACTTTGAGGCAGCTCACCGGATTTTAGATGAGATGGCAGTGAACGGGTCAAAACCCGATGTGATAAGCTTCAATGTGATCATTCGTGGGTTGTGTAAGGAGGGGAAACTGCAGGAGGCGAGTGATTTGTTCGAGGACATGCCTAGACAGGGTTGCCGTCCTGATGTTGTGTCCTACCGGGTATTGTTTGACGGTCTGAGCATGCACAGGCTTCTTGAGGAAGCTGTGCTTATTTTGGATGAGATGCTTTTTCAAGGTTATGCTCCCCGTGATTCGAGTTTGAATGAGTTCTTGCACAATTTGTGTGAGGAAGGAAAGCACAAACTATTAGTAAGAGTCTTGACTAGTCTCGGGAAGGGAAATCTTATTGAAGCTGATATTTGGGCAAGAGTCGTTTCTCTTGTGTGTGATAAGGAAACAGATTTGTGTTCGGAGACAATAGATCATCTGACAGACTCTTGTGTGTGA
- the LOC116191961 gene encoding ras-related protein RABA1b-like: MAGYRAEDDYDYLFKVVLIGDSGVGKSNLLSRFTKNEFNLESKSTIGVEFATRTLTVDGKVIKAQIWDTAGQERYRAITSAYYRGAVGALLVYDVTRHATFENVDRWLNELRNHTDPNIVVLLVGNKSDLRHLTAVPTEDGTSYAERESLYFMETSALEATNVEKAFAEVLTQIYRVVSKKSVESDDGSAPSVPSKGEKINIKDDVSAMKKVGCCSS, from the exons ATGGCTGGTTACAGAGCGGAGGACGACTACGACTACCTCTTCAAGGTGGTCCTCATCGGCGACTCCGGCGTCGGCAAGTCCAACCTCCTCTCCCGCTTCACCAAGAACGAGTTCAACCTCGAGTCCAAGTCCACCATTGGCGTCGAGTTCGCCACCCGCACCCTCACCGTCGACGGCAAGGTCATTAAGGCTCAGATTTGGGATACCGCCGGTCAAGAGAG ATACCGAGCAATCACTAGCGCATATTACCGTGGGGCCGTGGGTGCGCTCCTTGTCTATGATGTGACTCGCCACGCAACCTTTGAGAATGTGGACAGGTGGCTCAACGAATTGAGGAATCACACCGATCCAAACATTGTGGTATTGCTTGTTGGGAACAAGTCCGACCTGCGCCACCTCACTGCAGTCCCCACAGAGGATGGGACCTCCTATGCAGAGCGGGAGTCCCTCTACTTCATGGAGACCTCCGCCCTTGAAGCAACTAATGTGGAGAAAGCATTTGCTGAAGTTCTCACTCAGATTTACCGAGTTGTGAGCAAGAAATCAGTTGAGAGTGATGACGGGTCTGCCCCTAGTGTCCCATCCAAGGGTGAGAAAATTAACATCAAGGATGATGTGTCAGCTATGAAGAAGGTCGGTTGCTGCTCGAGCTGA